A single Trypanosoma brucei gambiense DAL972 chromosome 9, complete sequence DNA region contains:
- a CDS encoding small nuclear ribonucleoprotein Sm-F, whose translation MDANVPAAFLASLVGNTVHVKSKWGPVYVGTLVSCDPYMNLQLRDAVEKAKQETELGDMLLRNNNVLYIREVPKE comes from the coding sequence ATGGATGCAAATGTACCGGCGGCGTTTCTCGCAAGTTTGGTGGGTAACACAGTCCATGTGAAGAGTAAATGGGGCCCCGTATATGTTGGTACACTTGTCAGTTGTGACCCGTACATGAATTTGCAACTGCGTGATGCagtggaaaaggcaaaacagGAGACAGAACTTGGAGACATGCTGCTGCGTAACAATAATGTGTTGTACATTCGGGAAGTACCAAAGGAATAG
- a CDS encoding zinc finger protein, predicted, producing MIFPSAAEPQPTQPFFLAAPMMYNPLPPTPPQTSPVVPQCVYMWAAVPVPPVVRPLMMPNNNLSTTVLLLGTSGDGYTKEASVEPAAGNSKVSPSSLCRHHLRSRCNRRNCRFSHGEDPNEWVAK from the coding sequence ATGATCTTCCCCAGTGCAGCAGAACCTCAGCCGACACAACCGTTCTTTCTTGCGGCACCCATGATGTATAACCCGCTTCCCCCAACCCCACCACAAACATCTCCAGTCGTTCCTCAATGCGTTTACATGTGGGCTGCGGTTCCCGTCCCGCCGGTGGTTCGGCCGCTTATGATGCCTAACAATAATCTGTCGACTACTGTTCTACTCCTTGGGACGAGTGGTGATGGTTACACGAAGGAGGCTTCAGTGGAACCGGCAGCAGGGAATTCGAAGGTGTCTCCGTCTTCCCTTTGCAGACATCATTTAAGAAGTCGTTGCAACCGCCGCAACTGTCGATTCTCTCATGGTGAGGACCCTAATGAGTGGGTAGCCAAGtga
- a CDS encoding mitochondrial carrier protein, putative — MSAKNKTWDARYANPDIPHNNSYYLKCIGGGVLSCGLTHTAVCPLDVVKCNMQVNPEKFRGIGSGFKVLAAEDGFGAKGIWKGWLPTLIGYSMQGACKFGLYEVFKDFYANLAGQKAAKEYEGLIWLAGSASAEFFADVALCPMEMVKVKVQTSPSGTFPTSLGAAVATMRADPAAGFPFKSLVPLWSRQIPYTMAKFFFFEKVVRFFYSNVFTKPKEEYSKGTQLSITFASGYIAGIVCAIVSHPADMLVSARGKASNVGKSYGQIANEIGYGNLCTKGLMARIIMIGTLTGLQWWIYDTYKSTLGLGTSGGSGKK; from the coding sequence ATGAGCGCAAAGAACAAAACTTGGGACGCACGTTACGCCAACCCCGACATCCCTCACAACAACAGCTACTATCTGAAATGCATAGGTGGGGGCGTCCTCTCCTGTGGCCTAACGCACACCGCCGTATGTCCCCTCGATGTTGTGAAATGTAATATGCAAGTGAACCCGGAGAAGTTCAGGGGTATTGGAAGCGGCTTTAAGGTGCTGGCCGCGGAGGATGGTTTCGGTGCTAAAGGTATTTGGAAGGGTTGGTTGCCTACCCTCATTGGTTACTCAATGCAAGGTGCTTGCAAATTTGGTCTCTATGAAGTGTTCAAAGATTTCTACGCCAACCTCGCCGGTCAGAAGGCTGCCAAGGAGTATGAAGGACTTATTTGGTTGGCAGGTTCTGCAAGTGCCGAATTCTTTGCTGACGTGGCGCTATGCCCGATGGAAATGGTGAAAGTGAAGGTGCAAACTTCCCCAAGTGGAACCTTCCCGACATCCCTTGGAGCTGCAGTTGCCACCATGCGGGCGGACCCAGCTGCTGGGTTTCCCTTCAAGTCTCTTGTGCCCCTGTGGTCCCGTCAGATTCCCTACACAATGgcgaagtttttcttttttgagaaGGTGGTGCGGTTTTTTTACAGCAACGTCTTCACAAAACCCAAGGAGGAGTACAGCAAGGGTACGCAGCTCAGCATAACTTTTGCTTCTGGCTACATTGCGGGTATTGTTTGTGCCATTGTCTCACATCCGGCCGATATGCTCGTGTCTGCCCGCGGTAAAGCCTCTAATGTGGGAAAGTCGTACGGCCAAATCGCCAATGAAATTGGTTATGGAAACCTCTGCACGAAAGGGCTGATGGCACGTATTATAATGATCGGCACGCTGACAGGTTTGCAGTGGTGGATTTACGACACATACAAAAGTACACTTGGTCTTGGCACAAGTGGTGGTTCCGGAAAGAAGTAA
- a CDS encoding amino acid transporter, putative — protein MHMSNVTDERMMATEFRRELLPEVRFQNPNQNTESQPRAALTTLTLLGVMYTACISGGYGLEESVSAGGPLLTIIFLCLIPIFWGIPVSLCVAELSCAIPSNAGPIMWVNVTFKPWLCFSTILWTAMLNFVDNSLYPTILADYCATLLGISAFSKSLVKLGFLWFCAFINILGVHVVGKMSVLVMALTLIPFVLIFFIQIPEGFDWTRIRTVPQSIDWPLFIPVVAWNFSGFESAGNVIEEVTNPQKTFARALVLMIFAALATYIPPVLVGASAEGVRDIPFDQWGVGFWVRVAHAVGGYKMAVIMMVGGAASTFGLMATQLTTTSRSLAGMGTLNAFPFVSSWLSRYNRNLGTPINAIVTNTVITSILSVCLTFTVLVQIDQVLYSLRLISILFAFLKLRLKRPTLERPYRVPGGLWGEAICGIVPIAFSVTLIVASMCASLKIALVTVIIVWGTILVSIIWTHFFRRDGFEGSIVEILEDADMQAYESLK, from the coding sequence ATGCACATGTCTAATGTCACCGACGAGAGGATGATGGCCACCGAATTTAGGAGGGAGCTACTTCCAGAGGTTCGTTTCCAGAACCCCAACCAAAATACTGAAAGTCAACCCCGCGCAGCGTTAACGACGCTTACACTTCTGGGTGTCATGTATACTGCATGCATTAGTGGTGGTTATGGCTTGGAGGAGTCCGTGAGCGCTGGCGGTCCCCTTTTGACcattatatttctttgtctGATACCAATCTTCTGGGGTATCCCGGTTTCTCTATGTGTTGCGGAGCTGTCATGCGCAATTCCCTCTAATGCTGGGCCTATTATGTGGGTGAACGTTACGTTTAAGCCGTGGCTCTGCTTCTCAACTATTTTGTGGACGGCTATGCTCAATTTCGTTGATAACAGCTTATATCCGACAATCCTCGCGGATTATTGCGCTACGCTGCTTGGCATCTCAGCGTTCTCGAAGTCTCTAGTCAAACTAGGgtttctttggttttgcgCTTTCATCAACATATTGGGAGTGCACGTGGTGGGGAAAATGAGCGTCCTTGTGATGGCATTGACACTTATACCGTTTGTGTTAATTTTCTTCATCCAGATCCCTGAAGGCTTTGACTGGACTCGCATTAGGACAGTGCCGCAAAGTATCGATTGGCCTCTGTTCATTCCCGTCGTCGCGTGGAACTTCTCTGGCTTCGAGAGCGCCGGCAACGTCATTGAAGAGGTTACCAATCCGCAAAAAACATTCGCACGGGCCCTCGTTCTGATGATATTCGCAGCCCTCGCGACTTACATACCACCAGTGCTCGTTGGAGCAAGTGCAGAGGGAGTGCGTGACATACCATTTGATCAATGGGGCGTCGGTTTTTGGGTCCGCGTGGCTCATGCTGTTGGAGGCTACAAAATGGCGGTAATCATGATGGTTGGGGGCGCCGCCTCGACATTCGGCCTCATGGCAACGCAACTAACGACAACCTCACGGTCACTAGCAGGAATGGGGACCCTCAAtgcctttcctttcgtttcttcctgGCTTTCAAGGTATAACAGGAATTTGGGGACTCCAATCAACGCTATCGTCACCAACACGGTGATTACCTCGATTCTGTCGGTTTGTCTAACCTTCACGGTGTTGGTACAGATTGACCAGGTGTTATACTCCTTGCGATTGATTTCTATCCTCTTCGCCTTTCTCAAACTACGTCTCAAAAGACCCACCTTGGAGCGACCTTACCGTGTACCCGGCGGCTTGTGGGGTGAAGCGATTTGTGGAATTGTTCCCATAGCGTTCAGTGTGACCCTTATTGTGGCATCAATGTGTGCAAGCCTCAAGATAGCTTTGGTTACCGTTATTATAGTTTGGGGAACGATTTTGGTTTCCATCATTTGGACACACTTTTTCCGGCGGGATGGGTTCGAAGGTTCGATAGTGGAGATTCTAGAGGATGCTGACATGCAAGCTTATGAGTCTCTCAAATGA